In Cyanobium sp. Tous-M-B4, a single genomic region encodes these proteins:
- a CDS encoding DUF3136 domain-containing protein: MSSSQGLTIGELEANYSLYCKALRLLLKEGKTVAAIQRTVCWSRLEQLHICLPSRYKSPDYLCVVLKRDLG; the protein is encoded by the coding sequence ATGAGCAGCAGTCAGGGACTCACCATCGGGGAACTCGAAGCCAATTATTCGCTTTATTGCAAGGCCCTGAGGCTGCTTCTAAAGGAGGGAAAAACCGTAGCCGCCATTCAGCGCACCGTCTGCTGGAGCCGTTTGGAGCAACTGCATATCTGCTTGCCTAGTCGCTATAAATCGCCTGACTATCTCTGCGTTGTGCTGAAGCGCGATCTCGGCTGA
- a CDS encoding efflux RND transporter permease subunit has protein sequence MKSISDPFLRRPVLTLVVSLLVLLTGLVCLPLLQVENLPPIAPSRVTVRATYPGAGPEVVEQGVTALLEQQLNGLERLDSIRSTSSANGSSITLGFEGGDPELNQINTQNEVAVVTRQLPAPVARFGVQVRRSSDDLLMILSFSADPKLYGETFLSGWLDQVVKEKLQRVPGVGNVTLAGGNSLAFRLWLNPAHLEERGLTITDVRTALQQQNVLAALGQMGEAPSPNGQELTLPLRMEGRLRSPAEFEQLVVARSANGGVTLLRDVGRVSLGSESYDTIATNLQGRPAVAVLINQRDGSNAIAVSKAVNAALDELAPQFPPGVDQQLIVDEADFVRGSIQGTLDSLRDAVLLVFLVLLLGLGNSRLALITATAVPVALIGSLSVLKLAGQSLNTLTLFGLVLASGLVVDDAIVVSEDIGRRLEAGKPPLQAAREAMAELGGAVVATSLALVVVFIPVLGLGGSLGRLYAPIAITISGAIAFSTLNALSFTPVAGSRLLNPERREPAWLLRWIDPPRRWLEGLEVPYERWLAWTMKRRRLVMSLLLAGLMITGFALQALPKAFIPQEDNGQLRGVVILADGLGLQQTQRVLEQVRQVVADEPLITRATFYAGRSFGDSSPNKGIFYLRLAPIEQRRSAEAATRAVGQRLNGELRRRITGAVVQLSEAPSVRGFSAEGGLELELLDNSNGQLSLSDFEQQAQAFIRAAQATNRFERVSTRFTAGAPLVQLVPDRLQMASLGVDLSTVVDTLGASFGSDYVNDSFESDQVRKVIVQLDGASRRSADDVLALQVKTRDGQLIPLAQLVRVEQETGPTSINHTRLVRSISIRALPRPGVSSGQAMASLMEVQRQLGGSTELEWAGLAREESRAGGGNLRVFALAILVMVLVLAALYDNFADPLIILVTVPLAMLGAIGGLMLRGLPLDVYGQMGLLVLVSLAAKNGILIVEFANQRMAEGLDLDTAIRGAAIARLRPILLTAISSLAGFVPLLLASGFGSGSRVSIGTVVFSGLLVATVLSLFAVPVVYRIVKGWELGNPKAAGFPAP, from the coding sequence ATGAAATCGATCTCAGATCCCTTTCTGCGCCGGCCCGTGCTCACCCTGGTGGTGAGTCTGCTGGTGCTGTTGACAGGGCTGGTGTGTTTACCGCTGCTGCAGGTGGAAAACCTGCCGCCGATTGCTCCCAGCCGAGTCACGGTGCGGGCCACCTACCCAGGTGCCGGCCCAGAGGTGGTGGAGCAGGGGGTCACCGCCCTGCTGGAGCAACAGCTCAACGGCCTCGAGCGGCTCGACAGCATCCGCTCCACCAGCTCAGCCAACGGCAGCTCCATCACCCTGGGATTCGAGGGCGGCGACCCCGAGCTCAACCAGATCAACACCCAGAACGAAGTGGCGGTGGTGACTCGCCAGCTGCCAGCACCGGTGGCGCGCTTCGGGGTGCAGGTGCGGCGCAGCTCCGACGACCTGCTGATGATTCTCAGCTTCAGTGCCGATCCCAAGCTCTATGGCGAAACCTTTTTGAGCGGCTGGCTCGACCAGGTGGTGAAAGAGAAGCTGCAGCGGGTGCCTGGGGTGGGCAACGTCACCCTTGCAGGTGGAAATAGCCTGGCCTTCAGGCTCTGGCTCAACCCGGCTCATCTCGAGGAGCGCGGCCTCACCATTACCGATGTGCGCACGGCCCTGCAACAGCAAAACGTGCTGGCTGCCTTGGGTCAAATGGGTGAAGCCCCCAGCCCCAACGGCCAGGAGCTCACCCTGCCGCTGCGCATGGAGGGGCGCCTGCGCAGTCCGGCGGAATTTGAGCAGCTGGTGGTGGCCCGCAGCGCTAATGGAGGCGTCACCCTGCTGCGGGATGTGGGCCGAGTGAGCCTGGGCAGCGAGAGCTACGACACGATCGCCACCAACCTGCAAGGCAGACCAGCGGTAGCCGTGCTGATCAACCAGCGCGACGGCAGCAACGCCATCGCCGTTAGCAAAGCTGTGAATGCAGCCCTCGATGAGCTTGCACCCCAATTTCCGCCCGGGGTGGATCAGCAGTTGATTGTTGATGAGGCCGACTTTGTGCGCGGCAGCATCCAGGGCACCCTCGACAGCCTGCGCGATGCGGTGTTGCTGGTGTTCTTGGTGCTACTTCTTGGCCTTGGCAACAGCCGCCTGGCCCTGATTACAGCTACCGCAGTGCCAGTGGCCTTGATCGGCTCGTTGAGCGTGCTGAAGCTTGCCGGCCAATCGCTCAACACCCTCACCCTGTTTGGCTTGGTGCTGGCCTCTGGGCTGGTGGTGGACGACGCCATCGTGGTGAGCGAGGACATTGGCCGCCGGCTGGAGGCTGGCAAGCCGCCCCTACAAGCCGCCCGCGAAGCCATGGCCGAGCTGGGCGGGGCCGTGGTAGCCACCTCCCTAGCCCTGGTGGTGGTGTTCATCCCGGTGCTGGGCCTGGGGGGCAGCTTGGGCCGGCTGTACGCGCCGATCGCAATCACGATCAGCGGCGCCATCGCCTTCTCCACCCTGAATGCCCTGAGCTTCACGCCGGTAGCCGGCAGCCGACTACTAAACCCCGAGCGCCGCGAACCGGCCTGGTTGCTGCGTTGGATCGACCCGCCGCGGCGCTGGCTCGAGGGACTGGAGGTGCCCTACGAGCGCTGGCTGGCTTGGACTATGAAGCGGCGGCGGCTGGTGATGTCCCTGCTGCTGGCTGGCCTAATGATCACGGGATTCGCCCTGCAAGCCCTGCCCAAGGCCTTCATTCCCCAGGAGGACAACGGTCAGCTGCGGGGAGTTGTGATTCTGGCTGATGGCCTCGGATTGCAGCAGACCCAACGGGTGCTGGAGCAGGTGCGCCAGGTGGTGGCCGACGAGCCGCTGATCACTCGAGCCACCTTCTATGCAGGGCGCTCCTTTGGGGACAGCAGCCCTAATAAGGGCATCTTCTACCTGCGTTTGGCGCCGATCGAGCAGCGCCGTAGCGCCGAGGCAGCTACTCGGGCCGTGGGACAGAGACTCAATGGCGAGTTGCGCCGCCGCATCACCGGTGCAGTGGTACAGCTCAGCGAGGCCCCCTCTGTGCGCGGTTTTAGTGCTGAAGGCGGGCTCGAGCTCGAACTGCTGGACAACAGCAACGGGCAACTCAGCCTCTCTGACTTCGAGCAGCAAGCCCAGGCCTTCATCCGCGCCGCCCAAGCCACCAATCGCTTTGAACGGGTTTCAACCCGCTTTACCGCCGGTGCCCCCCTGGTGCAGCTTGTGCCAGATCGGCTGCAGATGGCCTCCCTTGGGGTGGATCTCAGCACCGTGGTGGACACCCTCGGAGCCAGCTTCGGCAGTGACTACGTCAATGACAGCTTTGAGAGTGACCAGGTGCGCAAGGTAATCGTGCAGCTTGACGGCGCCTCGCGCCGCAGCGCCGATGACGTGCTCGCTCTGCAGGTGAAAACCCGTGACGGCCAGCTGATCCCCCTGGCCCAATTGGTGCGAGTCGAACAAGAAACAGGTCCTACCTCGATCAATCACACCCGGCTGGTGCGTTCGATCAGCATCCGGGCCCTGCCCCGCCCTGGCGTAAGCAGTGGCCAAGCCATGGCCAGCCTGATGGAAGTGCAGCGGCAGCTCGGCGGCAGTACCGAATTGGAATGGGCCGGCCTGGCTCGGGAAGAGTCACGCGCCGGTGGCGGAAACCTGCGGGTGTTTGCCCTAGCGATCCTGGTGATGGTTTTGGTGCTAGCAGCCCTCTACGACAACTTTGCCGACCCCTTGATCATCCTGGTGACCGTGCCCCTAGCCATGCTGGGGGCCATCGGCGGCCTGATGCTGCGGGGCCTGCCCCTGGACGTTTATGGACAGATGGGCTTGCTGGTGCTGGTGAGCCTGGCCGCCAAGAATGGCATCTTGATCGTGGAGTTTGCCAACCAGCGCATGGCCGAAGGACTGGATCTAGACACGGCGATCCGAGGCGCCGCCATCGCCCGCCTACGGCCGATCCTGCTTACGGCCATTTCCTCACTGGCGGGCTTCGTGCCCCTGCTGCTGGCCAGCGGCTTCGGTTCAGGTAGCCGGGTGAGTATCGGCACGGTGGTGTTTTCAGGGCTACTTGTAGCCACCGTCCTCAGCCTGTTCGCGGTGCCGGTGGTTTACCGGATCGTCAAGGGCTGGGAGTTGGGCAACCCTAAGGCTGCTGGCTTTCCTGCACCGTAA
- a CDS encoding potassium channel family protein: protein MPKPLAQPPRQQSYGQLLIVCLLVLITFTLPQPWNRLSSLGYLLMAIVMIRGLGNPTGSLQFGILPRRLFKGLGVAAIAVGLLWYFTPLELRSTGIPVIALWALFSGWSAIRLIRGLAQERRVSDVVLRGALAGYLMLGLAAGLLCCALETIDPASFSNVNLSAQDMGQSSPVWGLNFVRLNYFAFVSLTTMGYGDVIPESPQAQMVSVAIAIAGTFYVAAVMGVLISRLTVQESQQP, encoded by the coding sequence ATGCCCAAGCCCCTTGCTCAGCCCCCACGCCAGCAGAGCTACGGCCAGCTGCTGATCGTCTGTCTGTTGGTGCTGATCACCTTCACCCTGCCCCAACCTTGGAATCGTCTTTCCTCCTTGGGCTATCTACTGATGGCTATTGTGATGATCCGGGGCCTGGGTAATCCCACTGGCAGCCTGCAGTTCGGAATACTCCCGCGGCGGTTATTCAAGGGGCTGGGAGTTGCGGCCATTGCTGTTGGTCTGCTCTGGTATTTCACTCCGCTGGAGCTGCGCAGCACCGGTATCCCGGTGATTGCGCTGTGGGCCTTATTCAGCGGTTGGAGTGCTATCCGCCTAATCAGGGGCCTGGCCCAGGAGCGACGGGTGTCGGATGTGGTGTTGCGGGGGGCGCTGGCGGGCTATCTGATGCTCGGCTTGGCAGCAGGCTTGCTCTGTTGTGCCCTGGAGACGATTGATCCGGCCAGCTTCAGCAACGTGAACTTGTCGGCGCAGGATATGGGCCAGAGCAGCCCGGTGTGGGGCCTCAATTTTGTGCGACTCAATTACTTTGCCTTCGTCAGCCTCACCACGATGGGCTACGGCGACGTGATTCCCGAGAGCCCCCAAGCCCAGATGGTGAGCGTGGCCATCGCCATAGCGGGCACGTTTTATGTGGCCGCAGTGATGGGGGTGTTGATCAGCCGTCTTACGGTGCAGGAAAGCCAGCAGCCTTAG
- a CDS encoding heme NO-binding domain-containing protein, with protein sequence MYGLVNQAIQDMICVNHGQEAWTNVRLRAEVAVDHFEGMEPYPDDLTHRLVMAASVELGESPHALLRAFGEFWVTYTAAQGYGPLMEMAGSNLPEFLRNLDDLHARVGVNFPQLVPPSFDTEEPEEGTMHLHYHSQRQGLAPMVIGLVEGLGDRFATPVQVEQLAWRSEGADHDVFAVRYEDQADQP encoded by the coding sequence GTGTACGGCCTGGTAAATCAAGCAATCCAGGACATGATATGTGTGAACCACGGCCAGGAGGCCTGGACCAACGTGCGCCTACGCGCGGAGGTCGCGGTGGACCACTTTGAAGGCATGGAGCCCTATCCCGACGACCTCACCCACCGGCTGGTGATGGCTGCGAGCGTCGAACTGGGTGAATCCCCCCATGCGCTGCTGCGCGCCTTTGGCGAGTTCTGGGTGACGTACACCGCAGCCCAGGGCTATGGCCCGCTGATGGAGATGGCCGGCTCCAACCTGCCAGAGTTTCTACGCAACCTCGACGACCTCCACGCCCGGGTGGGGGTGAATTTCCCCCAGCTGGTGCCGCCCAGCTTCGACACCGAGGAGCCCGAGGAGGGCACCATGCATCTCCATTACCACTCCCAACGCCAGGGCTTGGCGCCGATGGTGATCGGCCTGGTGGAGGGCCTGGGCGATCGCTTTGCAACGCCAGTGCAGGTGGAGCAGCTGGCCTGGCGCAGCGAGGGGGCCGACCACGACGTGTTTGCCGTGCGCTATGAGGATCAGGCTGATCAGCCATGA
- a CDS encoding diguanylate cyclase domain-containing protein encodes MTLAPSAERFPELFPFHLAVDADLVIRQLGPALLRLLGNQVCGAPLSQHVQWLRPRLSEPSLAGLHQRGSKLTVLQLLDLPLQLKGQVLVDGQHAFFLGTPVVHKMAQLNALGIRLSDMAHHDGLADSLVMLQTKEMTIADLVQRRTQDLERLATQDALTGVGNRLLFNRELPADLDEHRQTGQPMALLLLDVDLFKRFNDAHGHLAGDACLRAVAQRLVDLAGRGGDRVFRYGGEEFAILLPQTGIQGARLLAERIVHGFASSPLQPEDSDQRHLITVSVGLACFDPSEPQGQQSPADQETSQMATNLISRADKALYQAKDAGRSRFVSLV; translated from the coding sequence ATGACCTTGGCACCATCGGCGGAGCGTTTCCCCGAGCTGTTTCCGTTCCACCTGGCGGTGGATGCCGACCTGGTGATCCGCCAGCTCGGACCAGCCCTGCTGCGACTGCTAGGCAACCAGGTATGTGGAGCACCCCTGAGCCAACACGTGCAGTGGCTGCGGCCCCGGCTCAGCGAGCCCAGTCTGGCTGGGCTGCACCAACGCGGCTCGAAGCTCACGGTGCTGCAGTTGCTGGATCTGCCGCTACAGCTCAAGGGGCAGGTGCTGGTGGATGGCCAGCATGCGTTTTTTCTTGGCACCCCCGTGGTGCACAAGATGGCGCAGCTCAACGCGCTCGGCATCCGCCTCAGCGACATGGCCCACCACGACGGCCTAGCCGATTCCCTTGTGATGCTCCAGACCAAGGAAATGACCATTGCCGATCTGGTGCAGCGGCGCACCCAGGATCTGGAGCGACTGGCCACCCAGGATGCCCTCACCGGCGTGGGCAACCGGCTGCTGTTTAATCGCGAGTTGCCGGCCGATCTGGACGAGCACCGGCAGACCGGACAGCCCATGGCCCTGCTGCTGCTCGATGTCGACCTCTTCAAGCGATTCAATGATGCCCACGGCCATCTGGCCGGGGATGCCTGTCTCAGGGCCGTGGCCCAACGCCTGGTCGACCTGGCCGGCCGCGGTGGCGATCGCGTATTTCGCTACGGAGGCGAGGAGTTTGCGATCCTGCTGCCACAAACGGGCATCCAAGGAGCCCGGCTGCTGGCCGAGCGGATTGTGCACGGATTCGCCTCCTCCCCCCTGCAACCTGAAGACTCTGACCAGCGCCACTTGATCACGGTGAGCGTTGGCTTGGCTTGCTTTGACCCCAGTGAGCCGCAGGGCCAGCAAAGCCCGGCAGACCAGGAGACCAGCCAAATGGCCACCAACTTGATCTCCCGCGCCGATAAGGCCCTCTATCAGGCCAAAGATGCCGGCCGAAGCCGCTTCGTGAGCCTGGTCTGA
- the bchL gene encoding ferredoxin:protochlorophyllide reductase (ATP-dependent) iron-sulfur ATP-binding protein, whose product MTTTLNPPATSKPDGEGSVQVHLDPTMAIEEGALVLAVYGKGGIGKSTTSSNLSAAFSKLGKRVLQIGCDPKHDSTFTLTKRMVPTVIDILETVDFHTEELRPEDFVFEGYNGVMCVESGGPPAGTGCGGYVTGQTVKLLKEHHLLEETDVVIFDVLGDVVCGGFAAPLQHAHYCLIVTANDFDSIFAMNRIMQAINAKAKNYKVRLGGVIANRSEETDEIDKFNARTGLRTMAHFKTVDAIRKSRLKKCTIFEMESTPEVDAVQQEYLNLAQRMLDDVEPLEAESLKDREIFDLLGFD is encoded by the coding sequence ATGACCACAACACTCAATCCTCCAGCTACTTCCAAGCCTGATGGCGAGGGCAGTGTGCAGGTACACCTTGATCCCACCATGGCTATCGAGGAAGGTGCCTTAGTGCTGGCGGTTTATGGCAAAGGTGGGATCGGTAAATCGACTACCTCTTCAAACCTTTCGGCGGCCTTTTCGAAGCTGGGCAAGCGGGTGCTGCAGATCGGTTGCGATCCCAAGCACGACAGTACTTTCACCCTCACCAAGAGGATGGTGCCCACCGTGATCGATATTCTCGAAACGGTGGACTTTCATACAGAGGAGTTGCGGCCCGAAGACTTTGTGTTTGAGGGTTACAACGGCGTGATGTGTGTGGAGTCTGGTGGTCCGCCGGCGGGTACTGGATGCGGTGGCTATGTCACAGGTCAGACGGTGAAATTGCTCAAGGAGCACCACCTGCTCGAAGAAACCGATGTGGTGATCTTTGATGTGTTGGGAGATGTGGTGTGTGGTGGCTTTGCTGCACCGCTTCAGCACGCCCACTACTGCCTGATTGTTACTGCCAATGATTTCGATTCGATCTTCGCGATGAACCGGATCATGCAGGCCATTAATGCCAAGGCCAAGAACTACAAGGTGCGTCTCGGTGGTGTGATCGCCAACCGCTCTGAGGAGACCGACGAAATCGACAAGTTCAATGCCCGCACGGGGCTGCGCACCATGGCCCATTTCAAGACCGTGGACGCGATTCGTAAATCCCGCCTCAAGAAGTGCACCATCTTCGAGATGGAAAGCACACCGGAAGTGGATGCTGTTCAGCAGGAATATTTGAACCTGGCCCAGCGGATGCTCGACGACGTCGAGCCCTTGGAGGCCGAATCCCTTAAGGATCGGGAGATTTTCGACCTGCTCGGCTTCGACTGA
- a CDS encoding ferredoxin:protochlorophyllide reductase (ATP-dependent) subunit B has translation MELTLWTYEGPPHVGAMRIAASMEGVHYVLHAPQGDTYADLLFTMIERRDRRPPVTYTTFQARDLGGDTAELVKSSIAAAVERFQPEALLVGESCTAELIQDQPGSLAATMDLGGIPVVSLELPAYSKKENWGGAETLYQLVRGLLKAQVPPPGEPKPDPTRWRAEGRRPRVNLLGPSLLGFRCRDDVREISQLLAGYGIDVAVVAPLGARPADLMRIPTADANVSLYPELAGPVCSWLERSFGMQTVKTVPIGIGATAAFLRELHGVLGVELPAELETAADGTCAAERRSRLPWYSRSVDSTYLTGKRVFIFGDATHAIAAARIASRELGFKVVGLGSYSREQAREVRAAAQELGLEALISDDYLAVEAAMAEAAPELVLGTQMERHSAKRLGIPCAVISSPLHVQDVPARTSPQMGWEGANVIFDSWVHPLMMGLEEHLIGMFRHDFEFVDGHLSHLEGASAPAKHPTSTATATVTATVTATATAAPQANDTAPASIPGDGVIVWSPDGEAELAKIPFFVRGKVRKNTEAYAREQGLALIDSEALYEAKAHFAP, from the coding sequence ATGGAACTCACCCTCTGGACCTACGAAGGGCCCCCCCACGTGGGTGCCATGCGCATAGCCGCCTCGATGGAGGGGGTGCACTACGTGCTGCACGCCCCCCAGGGCGACACCTATGCCGATCTGCTGTTCACGATGATTGAACGGCGCGACCGGCGCCCGCCCGTTACCTACACCACCTTCCAGGCCCGCGACCTGGGTGGCGACACCGCCGAGCTGGTGAAGAGTTCGATCGCTGCAGCCGTGGAGCGCTTCCAGCCCGAGGCGCTGCTGGTGGGCGAGAGCTGCACGGCCGAACTGATCCAGGACCAACCTGGCTCCCTGGCGGCGACCATGGACCTGGGCGGCATCCCGGTGGTGAGCCTGGAACTGCCGGCCTACTCCAAGAAGGAGAACTGGGGCGGCGCTGAAACCCTTTATCAACTGGTGCGAGGCCTGCTCAAGGCCCAGGTGCCGCCGCCCGGCGAGCCCAAGCCCGATCCGACTCGCTGGCGTGCCGAGGGCCGGCGGCCGCGGGTGAATCTGCTGGGACCCAGCCTGCTGGGTTTCCGCTGCCGCGACGATGTGCGCGAGATCAGCCAGTTGCTGGCTGGCTACGGCATTGATGTGGCGGTGGTGGCGCCCTTGGGGGCTCGCCCGGCCGACCTCATGCGTATCCCCACGGCTGATGCCAACGTGAGCCTCTACCCCGAGTTAGCGGGTCCGGTATGCAGCTGGCTGGAGCGCAGCTTCGGCATGCAGACGGTGAAGACAGTGCCGATCGGTATCGGCGCTACGGCCGCCTTTTTGCGGGAGCTGCACGGGGTGCTGGGTGTGGAGCTGCCCGCTGAGCTTGAAACCGCAGCCGACGGCACCTGCGCTGCTGAACGGCGCTCGCGGCTGCCTTGGTATTCGCGTTCGGTGGACTCCACCTACCTCACTGGTAAGCGGGTATTCATTTTTGGCGATGCCACCCACGCCATCGCTGCAGCCCGCATCGCTAGCCGCGAGCTGGGCTTCAAGGTGGTCGGCCTGGGGAGCTACAGCCGCGAGCAGGCACGGGAGGTGCGGGCGGCCGCCCAGGAGCTGGGGCTGGAGGCGTTGATCTCAGACGACTACCTGGCCGTGGAGGCGGCGATGGCGGAGGCGGCCCCGGAGCTGGTGCTTGGCACCCAGATGGAGCGCCACAGCGCCAAGCGCCTCGGCATCCCCTGTGCCGTGATCAGCTCGCCGCTGCACGTTCAGGATGTGCCAGCGCGCACTTCGCCCCAGATGGGCTGGGAGGGGGCAAATGTGATCTTCGACAGCTGGGTGCACCCGCTGATGATGGGTCTGGAGGAGCACCTGATCGGCATGTTCCGCCACGATTTTGAATTCGTGGATGGGCACCTCAGCCACCTAGAGGGTGCCAGTGCCCCCGCCAAGCACCCCACCTCTACGGCCACGGCCACGGTCACGGCCACGGTCACTGCTACAGCAACTGCTGCTCCCCAAGCTAATGACACTGCGCCAGCCAGCATTCCCGGTGATGGGGTGATCGTTTGGAGCCCGGATGGTGAAGCTGAGCTGGCCAAGATCCCCTTCTTTGTGCGGGGCAAGGTGCGTAAAAACACGGAGGCCTACGCCCGCGAGCAGGGCCTAGCTCTGATCGACAGCGAAGCCCTTTATGAGGCCAAGGCCCATTTCGCTCCATGA